A section of the Oenanthe melanoleuca isolate GR-GAL-2019-014 chromosome 6, OMel1.0, whole genome shotgun sequence genome encodes:
- the IKZF5 gene encoding zinc finger protein Pegasus, producing MGEKKAEPLDFVKDFQEYLTQQTHHVNMISGSVTGDKEVETLPAAGTEGDQNGLDHPSVEVSLDENSGMLVDGFERTFDGKLKCRYCNYASKGTARLIEHIRIHTGEKPHRCHLCPFASAYERHLEAHMRSHTGEKPYKCELCSFRCSDRSNLSHHRRRKHKMVPIKGTRTSLSSKKMWGVLQKKTSNLGYSRRALINLSPPSMVVQKPDYLNDFTHEIPNIQTEAYESMTKTTQSGGLPRDPQDLMVDNPLNQLSTLAGQLSSLPPENQNPASPDVVSCQDEKPFMIQQPAAPAVVSGVSANIPQNSSPTSPDSRPAHNQRNYSPVAGPSSDRSAHTSTPSISNSQPSTPAPTLPVQDPQLLHHCPHCDMYFADNILYTIHMGCHGFENPFQCNICGCKCKNKYDFACHFARGQHNQH from the exons ATGGGGGAAAAGAAGGCAGAACCGTTGGATTTTGTGAAAGATTTTCAGGAATATCTGACCCAGCAGACTCACCATGTCAATATGATTTCTGGATCAGTTACTGGTGACAAGGAAGTAGAGACTCTCCCAGCAG ctgggacagaaggTGATCAGAATGGGCTGGATCATCCTTCTGTTGAAGTTTCACTGGATGAAAACTCAGGAATGTTGGTGGATGGCTTTGAAAGGACTTTTGATGGGAAGTTAAAGTGTCGCTACTGCAACTACGCCAGCAAAGGAACAGCACGGCTCATAGAGCACATCAGGATTCACACAG GGGAGAAGCCACACAGGTGCCACCTGTGTCCCTTTGCCTCGGCCTACGAGCGTCACCTGGAGGCTCACATGCGCTCCCACACCGGGGAGAAGCCCTACAAGTGTGAGCTGTGCTCCTTCCGCTGCAGCGACCGCAGCAACCTGTCCCACCACCGCCGGCGCAAGCACAAGATGGTGCCCATCAAGGGCACCAGGACTTCCCTCAGCAGCAAGAAGATGTGGGGGGTTCTGCAGAAGAAGACCAGCAATTTGGGGTACAGCAGAAGAGCATTAATTAATCTGAGTCCGCCTTCCATGGTGGTGCAGAAACCAGACTACCTTAACGATTTCACCCATGAAATCCCCAACATCCAGACTGAGGCGTACGAGAGCATGACAAAAACGACTCAGAGCGGTGGCTTGCCAAGGGATCCCCAGGACCTGATGGTGGATAACCCCTTAAACCAGCTCTCCACATTAGCAGGGCAGCTGTCCAGCTTGCCACCTGAAAACCAAAATCCAGCCTCTCCTGATGTTGTTTCCTGTCAAGATGAAAAGCCTTTCATGATACAGCAGCCTGCTGCACCTGCAGTAGTTTCAGGTGTGTCAGCAAATATTCCTCAGAATTCCTCTCCGACCAGCCCTGACTCGCGGCCCGCACACAATCAAAGGAACTACAGCCCCGTGGCAGGGCCCAGCAGTGACCGCAGTGCCCACACCAGCACCCCCAGTATCAGCaacagccagcccagcactccAGCTCCAACCCTGCCAGTGCAGGaccctcagctcctgcaccaCTGCCCTCACTGTGACATGTACTTTGCGGACAATATCCTGTACACCATCCACATGGGATGCCATGGATTTGAGAACCCTTTCCAGTGTAACATTTGTGGGTGTAAGTGTAAAAACAAGTACGACTTTGCTTGCCACTTTGCGAGAGGCCAACATAATCAACATTGA